In Flavobacterium endoglycinae, one DNA window encodes the following:
- a CDS encoding lysophospholipid acyltransferase family protein translates to MQKIISYPISVIYYLCFGLCLAIFHPIQWICLNLFGYQAHKKSVDYLNFCLLKCTNLVGTTYTVKGVDGIPKGAPIIFVANHQSMYDIVAMIWYFRRFHCKFVSKKELGSGIPSVSFNLRHGGSVLIDRKDPKQAIPVIKGLSEYIEKNTRSAVIFPEGTRSKTGVPKEFAQSGLKILCKYAPSAYVVPVSINNSWKMVRYGMFPVGLGNHITLTAHQPMAVKDYKFEELMEITEKTVKEGINEYK, encoded by the coding sequence ATGCAAAAGATCATTTCATATCCAATTTCTGTAATTTATTATTTGTGTTTTGGATTGTGTCTGGCGATTTTTCACCCGATACAATGGATCTGCCTTAATCTTTTTGGTTATCAGGCACATAAAAAAAGTGTGGACTATTTGAATTTCTGTCTTTTAAAATGCACCAACCTTGTGGGAACAACCTATACGGTAAAGGGCGTAGACGGTATTCCGAAAGGCGCGCCGATCATTTTTGTAGCCAATCATCAAAGTATGTACGATATCGTGGCAATGATTTGGTACTTTAGACGTTTTCATTGTAAATTTGTAAGTAAGAAAGAGTTAGGCAGCGGGATTCCAAGTGTTTCTTTTAATTTGAGACATGGCGGATCTGTGCTTATTGACCGTAAAGACCCTAAACAAGCGATTCCAGTAATCAAAGGCTTGTCTGAATATATAGAAAAAAACACTAGATCAGCAGTAATTTTCCCGGAAGGCACACGTAGTAAAACGGGAGTACCTAAAGAATTTGCCCAAAGCGGTTTAAAAATCTTATGTAAATATGCGCCTTCGGCGTATGTGGTACCAGTGAGTATCAATAATTCATGGAAAATGGTCCGTTACGGAATGTTTCCAGTTGGTTTAGGAAACCATATTACTTTAACCGCACACCAGCCAATGGCTGTAAAGGACTATAAGTTTGAAGAATTGATGGAGATTACTGAAAAGACAGTGAAAGAAGGAATTAACGAGTATAAATAG
- the rnpA gene encoding ribonuclease P protein component, whose protein sequence is MNFTYPKNERLKSRTTIGLLFSEGKSVSKYPLRLVYRQVDENSEEATKIGVSVSKKYFKKAVDRNYFKRVLRETYRLNKHLLLDQLNQNYSIMLFYQSKDRLTYEEINTKTIQLFEKFTNQINKSEETEPKIEP, encoded by the coding sequence ATGAACTTCACTTATCCTAAAAATGAACGCTTAAAAAGCAGAACGACGATTGGATTACTGTTTTCTGAAGGGAAATCAGTGTCGAAATATCCGCTTCGTTTGGTGTACCGTCAAGTGGATGAAAATTCAGAAGAAGCAACTAAGATTGGGGTTTCGGTTTCAAAAAAATACTTCAAGAAAGCCGTTGACCGCAATTATTTCAAAAGAGTTTTAAGAGAAACGTACCGTTTGAACAAACATCTGCTTTTGGATCAACTGAACCAGAACTACTCGATCATGCTTTTTTACCAAAGCAAGGACCGTTTGACGTATGAGGAAATCAATACCAAAACCATTCAGCTGTTTGAGAAATTTACCAATCAGATAAACAAATCTGAAGAAACGGAACCGAAAATCGAGCCTTAA
- a CDS encoding HD domain-containing protein, with the protein MNTSELIPKTIAFVKEKLNDAEGGHDWFHIERVYKNALLIAKDTDCDHTIVELGALLHDIADSKFHNGDETIGPKTARAFLEAQNVSEDIILHVVNIIENISYKGGNFEKKFSSVELDVVQDADRLDAIGAIGIARAFNYGGFKNRALYNPEIAPVTNMTKEEYKKNNAPTINHFYEKLLLLKDKMNTTKGKQIAEERHRYMETFLAQFYAEWEGVK; encoded by the coding sequence ATGAATACATCTGAACTTATTCCTAAAACCATTGCTTTTGTAAAAGAGAAACTAAACGATGCCGAAGGCGGACACGATTGGTTTCACATAGAGCGTGTTTATAAAAATGCTCTTTTAATTGCAAAAGACACAGATTGTGATCATACAATAGTAGAATTGGGCGCCTTATTGCACGACATTGCCGATAGTAAATTTCATAACGGTGATGAAACTATCGGGCCAAAAACAGCAAGAGCGTTTTTAGAAGCTCAAAATGTTTCAGAGGATATAATCCTTCATGTGGTCAATATCATTGAAAATATCTCGTATAAAGGCGGAAATTTCGAAAAGAAATTCTCGTCGGTCGAATTGGATGTTGTTCAAGATGCAGATCGATTGGATGCCATTGGAGCTATCGGAATTGCAAGAGCTTTTAATTATGGCGGTTTTAAGAACAGAGCCCTTTACAATCCTGAAATCGCCCCAGTGACCAATATGACCAAAGAGGAGTACAAAAAGAACAACGCTCCCACAATCAACCATTTCTATGAAAAGCTTCTGCTGTTAAAAGACAAAATGAACACTACAAAAGGAAAACAAATCGCAGAAGAGAGACACCGCTACATGGAAACATTTCTAGCGCAGTTTTATGCAGAATGGGAAGGGGTGAAGTGA
- a CDS encoding acyl-ACP desaturase, with protein MSIKNIRLEVMQFLEKNVDSFVEQYLIPVEKIWQPSDFLPDSQGENFFEEVKELREIAKELPYDFWVTLVGDTITEEALPTYESWLMDVEGVDQVDQVENGGNGWARWVKQWTGEENRHGDLLNKYLYLSGRVNMREIEMTTQHLINDGFDIGTGTDPYKNFVYTSFQELATYVSHNRVAQMAKKFGDNKLSKMCKMIAGDEMRHHHAYSEFVTRIFQVDPSEMILAFQYMMKQKIVMPAHFLRESGQKISSAFEHFSDSAQRIGVYTANDYVDIMQKLINKWEIDKLTSLTDEAEKARDYLMKLPARMAKISERLVIPQESHIFKWVEPARL; from the coding sequence ATGTCTATAAAAAACATTAGATTAGAAGTGATGCAGTTTTTGGAAAAAAACGTGGACAGCTTCGTTGAACAGTATTTAATCCCAGTTGAAAAAATTTGGCAGCCGTCCGATTTTTTACCAGATTCTCAAGGAGAAAATTTCTTTGAAGAAGTAAAAGAATTACGCGAAATCGCCAAAGAATTGCCATACGATTTTTGGGTAACGCTTGTAGGTGACACGATTACCGAAGAAGCATTGCCAACATACGAATCATGGCTGATGGATGTTGAAGGTGTTGATCAAGTGGATCAGGTTGAAAACGGCGGAAACGGCTGGGCCAGATGGGTAAAGCAGTGGACAGGGGAAGAAAACCGACACGGTGATCTTTTAAATAAATACTTGTATTTGTCTGGTCGTGTAAACATGCGTGAAATCGAAATGACAACACAGCATTTAATCAACGACGGTTTTGATATTGGAACAGGAACTGATCCGTACAAAAACTTTGTATACACCAGTTTTCAGGAATTGGCAACATATGTTTCGCACAATAGAGTAGCACAAATGGCTAAGAAATTTGGCGATAACAAGTTGTCTAAAATGTGTAAAATGATTGCAGGCGACGAAATGCGCCACCACCATGCATACAGTGAATTTGTTACTAGAATTTTCCAAGTTGACCCAAGCGAAATGATATTAGCGTTTCAATACATGATGAAACAAAAAATCGTAATGCCGGCACATTTCTTGAGAGAATCAGGACAAAAAATCAGCTCGGCTTTTGAACATTTCTCTGATTCTGCGCAGCGTATTGGCGTTTACACCGCAAATGATTACGTAGACATCATGCAGAAATTAATCAATAAATGGGAAATTGACAAACTAACTAGTTTGACAGACGAAGCCGAAAAAGCACGTGATTATTTAATGAAACTGCCAGCTCGTATGGCAAAAATCTCTGAAAGACTCGTAATACCACAAGAATCGCACATCTTTAAATGGGTGGAACCTGCGAGACTATAG